AGAGAAATCTTCCAAAAGGTCTGCCAAGATTTTCAAGCAGAGCTTATAGAATTTGAAGGAGAGTACGATCATGTACCTCTACTTATTAACTACCCCCCAAAGGTTGCTATCTCTAACTTAGTTAACTCTTTAAAAGGCGTTTCTTCCCGGCTTATTCGAAAAAAAGGATATCCTTCAGTTCAAAAGGCATTATGGGGCAATAACTTTTGGTCCCCAAGTTATTTTGCTGGTAGTTGCGGAGGAGCTCCTATCTCAATAATCAGGCAATATATCGAAAACCAGCAAAAACCAATAGAATGAGTATTTTGCGCCTTTCATCTCGGCCCTAAAGGACCGAGTATTCTTGTGTCCTAATGATAAAATAGTACTCTCCCCGCTTAAGCAGCTCATGGGCAAGCCCTGTCTTATCAACATAGGCATATCCCCCAATAATAATTTTTTTAATGCTTTGGATCCCTATAGGAAGTTTTTTCTTCATGCCCCTTATTCTATCACCCATCCCAATTGCGCTCAATTTAAAACTCCAGTATAGTCCATAGAATATGAACAAACCAGCAAATTTTATTACCGAGATTGACCTCTCCCTTGCCCCGAAACTCAAAAAAGATCTCGAGGAGCAAGGGTTTACCCTAGCCCAACCTGCCTACACCCTCTTTCAGGCAAAGAAGACAGGCGTTTCTTGCACCCTTTATGAGTCGGGAAAACTCATGGTTCAAGGAAAGGGAAAGGATGACTTTATCTCCTACTACCTCGAGCCAGAAATTCTCGGCAACGTCTCCTACACCTACCCCGAAACAGTCGCCAACACCACCCCCCATATCGGCGTTGACGAAGCGGGCAAAGGAGATGTTTTCGGCCCCCTTTGTGTCGCCGCCCTCTATGCCAACTCCGACCAGATCCACGCCCTGATCAAGATGGGGATCCGCGACAGTAAACGGCTCACCGATGCTACCATCATCAAACTTGCCGATAAGATCAAAAAAGAGTGTGACCATGCGATCATTCAGATCTTTCCCAAACGTTACAACGAGCTCTATAGCCAGTTTAAAAACCTCAACCACCTCCTTGCCTGGGGACATGCGACAGCGATCGAAGAAATCGTCGAAAAAACAAGCTGCAAGTCGGTCATTATCGATCAATTTGCAAGTGAGCATGTGGTCGAATCGGCCCTCAAGCGGAAAGCACTTGAGGTGGACCTCTGCCAGCGCCACCGCGGAGAAGAAGATGTTGTCGTTGCTGGCGCTTCGATCCTTGCCCGCGCTGCCTTTGTCCGGGGGATCGACAAGCTCTCCGAAGAGTTTAACCTCACCCTTCCCAAAGGGGCCTCCCCAAAAGTCGTTGCAGCGGGGCGGAAATTCCTCAGCACCCATGGGGAAGAACACCTCCACTGGGTCGCCAAACTCCATTTCAAGACGATCCAGGAGTTTTCGTGATCAAAACCCTTACTCTCGACTCCTTTGTCTTGATCGACCAGGCAACGCTGACCTTCGATGGAGGCTTCCATGTCCTCACCGGAGAGACAGGAGCGGGAAAAACCCTCCTCATCCAAGCGATCCACCTCCTCACGGGCCAAAAGGTGAGTAGCGATCTCATCCGCGCCGGGAAGGAGAAAGCGGTCATTGAAGCCACCTTTGAGATCGAAAAACTCCCCGCTCTCCATACAGTTCTCGAAGAAGCTGGCGTTGTATTCGATAAAGAGGAAGACCTGATCATCAAGCGGGAGGTTTTTCGGAGTGCGAAAAACCAGATCTTCATCAATGCGCAGCGGGTTCCCCTCGCTCTCCTTGCCACCCTCGGCCCCCACCTGTTAGAGCTCGTCGGGCAAAATAGTGCCCATACCCTCAGGCAAAGTGAGACCCAACGCAAGCTCCTCGACCTCTATGGCGATTTAGAGGAAGAGGTCGCCCATTTTTTCACCTCTTACCAAGAGGCCAAAGAGCTCGAAGAGCTCTTAAAAGAAAGAAGAGACCCTGTCGAACTCGAGCGGTTAAAATGGGAGCTTGAGGAGTGGGAGACCTTTGGCTACGTTGCAGGAGAGGAGGAGACCCTCTTTGAAGAGTATAAAAAGCTCGCCGACTCCGAGCAAGAAACCAAGGGACTAAATGCCATTCAGGAAGGGCTTGAGCACCCCTCCCTTTTGCCCACACTGACCCAGTTCCAAAAGCTCAGCAAAAACTCCGAGCTTATCGACCTTCTAAAAAGCGCCGTTTGCCAACTCCAAGAGGCCTCTTTTTTAACCTCTAAGCTTCTCGACGATGCTGACTACTCCCCTGCCCGCTACGAGGAGCTCGAAGAGCGGCTTACCACCCTCAATCGGCTCAAGAAAAAATACCAGCCCGAAGATATTCCCACCTACTTAGAAGCGCTCCGAGAAAAAATCGATCGCCTCGAGCACCAAGATGAACGGCTCGCCGCTGCCAAAGAAAAACTCTTTGTCAAACAAGAAGAAAACCGCCTCCTTGCAAAGGCGCTCACCAAAAAGCGGCAACAAGCCTCAAAAACCTTAAAAGAAAAGCTCACCGCAGAGCTTCTCTCCCTAAACTTCCCCCACGCAAAAGTGGTCATCGAACTCTCGTCCAAAGAACTTGGCCCCACAGGTGGGGACCAAGTGACCTTTTCCCTTGCCGCCAACCAGGGAGAGGCGCCCGCTTCCCTTTCTAACCAGACCAGCGGCGGCGAAGTGGCCCGCTTCCTTTTTGCCCTAAAAATCCTCCTCGCAGAAAAGGGCGCGCTGCCTACCCTCGTCTTTGACGAAATCGACGCCAATATAGGGGGAGAAACC
This portion of the Candidatus Neptunochlamydia vexilliferae genome encodes:
- a CDS encoding AAA family ATPase, producing MKKKLPIGIQSIKKIIIGGYAYVDKTGLAHELLKRGEYYFIIRTQEYSVL
- the rnhC gene encoding ribonuclease HIII, encoding MNKPANFITEIDLSLAPKLKKDLEEQGFTLAQPAYTLFQAKKTGVSCTLYESGKLMVQGKGKDDFISYYLEPEILGNVSYTYPETVANTTPHIGVDEAGKGDVFGPLCVAALYANSDQIHALIKMGIRDSKRLTDATIIKLADKIKKECDHAIIQIFPKRYNELYSQFKNLNHLLAWGHATAIEEIVEKTSCKSVIIDQFASEHVVESALKRKALEVDLCQRHRGEEDVVVAGASILARAAFVRGIDKLSEEFNLTLPKGASPKVVAAGRKFLSTHGEEHLHWVAKLHFKTIQEFS
- a CDS encoding DNA repair protein RecN; this translates as MIKTLTLDSFVLIDQATLTFDGGFHVLTGETGAGKTLLIQAIHLLTGQKVSSDLIRAGKEKAVIEATFEIEKLPALHTVLEEAGVVFDKEEDLIIKREVFRSAKNQIFINAQRVPLALLATLGPHLLELVGQNSAHTLRQSETQRKLLDLYGDLEEEVAHFFTSYQEAKELEELLKERRDPVELERLKWELEEWETFGYVAGEEETLFEEYKKLADSEQETKGLNAIQEGLEHPSLLPTLTQFQKLSKNSELIDLLKSAVCQLQEASFLTSKLLDDADYSPARYEELEERLTTLNRLKKKYQPEDIPTYLEALREKIDRLEHQDERLAAAKEKLFVKQEENRLLAKALTKKRQQASKTLKEKLTAELLSLNFPHAKVVIELSSKELGPTGGDQVTFSLAANQGEAPASLSNQTSGGEVARFLFALKILLAEKGALPTLVFDEIDANIGGETASLVGQKLQMLGKQTQVLVITHFPQVARYANHHLQIAKKEKEGRTLTEIRNLEKSEREGELLRMVGGIALQNLAP